The Actinomadura graeca nucleotide sequence CGTCCGGAACCCCCGCCACGTCAAGACATATCGCGTTTTTTCATCATCAGGTAAAGCCGACATTCGCCGACACTGTGCAGCTCAGCCGGGTCGCGGCCGGATCCGGACAGCCGGAGGCCGCGCTGCCGCGCTGCCGCACGGCCGGACGGGCAGACGGGCAAACGGACAGAGGGCGCCCTCAGGCGGTGATCATGTCGAGGCGGCGCAGGATCACGCCCTCGCGCAGCGCCCACGGGCAGACCTCCAGCTCGGTCAGCCCGAACAGGTCCATCGCCGCGTCGGCGACGATCGCGCCCGCCGGGAGCTGCGGGGCGCGCCGCTCCGACACGCCGGGCAGATCGGCGCGCTCGCCGGCCGGCATCAGCGCGAGCTTCTCGGCCCACTCGGTCAGGTCGGAGTCGCGCAGCACCCGCCGCTGGTACGGTCCATCGGCCGACGGCGACGCGCCGCCGATCCGGGCGAGCTGCTTGAACGTCTTGGACGTGGCGACGGCGTGGTCGGGCGGCCCGTACCGGGCCACCTCGCCGACATGGCGGGCGATCTCCGCCCGGACGTGCCGGCGGAGCTTGCGCACCTCGTCCTGCGCCGGGGGGTCGGCGGTGAACCAGTCGCGGGTGAGCCGCCCGGCGCCGAGCGGCAGCGAGAACGCCGCGTCCGGCTCCTCGTCGATGCCGACGCCGATCTCCAGCGAGCCGCCGCCGATGTCGACGACCAGCAGCCGTCCCGACGACCAGCCGAACCAGCGGCGGACGGCGAGGAAGGTCAGCCGCGCCTCCTCCTCCCCCGACAGCGCGCTGATGTCGACGTTCGTCTCGGCCCGCAGGCGCGCCAGGACCTCCTCGCCGTTGGAGGCGTCCCGGACGGCGGAGGTGGCGAAGGCGACGAGGTCCTCGACGCCCTTGTCCTCGGCGATCTGCAGCGCCTCGTCGACGAACGCGCGCAGCCGGGTCTCGCCCTCCTCCGAGAGCCGGTCGCCGTCCTCCAGGTGGGCGGCGAGGCGCAGCTCCGCCTTGTGGGAGAACGCGGGCAGCGGCCGCGCCCCCTGGTGGGCGTCCACCACCAGGAGATGCACGGTGTTAGATCCCACGTCCAGCACGCCGAGTCGCATGGGGACGACGCTATCGGACCGGCCTAGGACAAGTTCGGGCAGACCAGCATTGATAGGGATAGAACTCACTTGCCGCTACGGTGGCGGCATGGAGGGTGACATCGAGGCCGCACGACGCTGGCGGGTGCCGGCGAAACAGATCGTGGCCGAATGCGCGGCGGCCGCGGCGGTGGCGGCGCTCGCCGTCCTCGGCGCCG carries:
- a CDS encoding Ppx/GppA phosphatase family protein, with the translated sequence MRLGVLDVGSNTVHLLVVDAHQGARPLPAFSHKAELRLAAHLEDGDRLSEEGETRLRAFVDEALQIAEDKGVEDLVAFATSAVRDASNGEEVLARLRAETNVDISALSGEEEARLTFLAVRRWFGWSSGRLLVVDIGGGSLEIGVGIDEEPDAAFSLPLGAGRLTRDWFTADPPAQDEVRKLRRHVRAEIARHVGEVARYGPPDHAVATSKTFKQLARIGGASPSADGPYQRRVLRDSDLTEWAEKLALMPAGERADLPGVSERRAPQLPAGAIVADAAMDLFGLTELEVCPWALREGVILRRLDMITA